In the genome of Kwoniella shandongensis chromosome 6, complete sequence, one region contains:
- a CDS encoding methionyl-tRNA formyltransferase → MLLINNALRGLPYPACRPTSHGWLSRPITRGFGTTRTVRGEPFRILFCGSDEFSVASLKAVHQAKDLWSSIDVVVPAEKEIGRGGKHVHKQQDKYTPALRLYAEMNDLPTHSVPTTGIKTFTPPEKFNTPSSSHILLTASFGHIIPVKLLNLFPPEHRLNVHPSLLPRWRGAAPVQWTIAEGDEKTGVSVQRLERFGKGIDSGDIVGRVDNVVVPTAATYDTLLPHLANLGGELLVDVLRRLKDGTATFVPQDETQVTLAPKITHDMARVKWSEQSAVGIDHWHRAIHHQYPVWTTVLDVPTQLIDVRPIPSSELPDSLSQEREGLQPGTAILHKSGKVRRLFVYCAKDSWLEVIELQTAGKKVLGVKDWWNGLAKGVRDSGRLQLR, encoded by the exons ATGCTCTTGATCAACAATGCATTGAGAGGTCTACCGTACCCCGCTTGTCGACCCACCTCGCACGGTTGGCTGTCAAGACCGATCACCAGAGGGTTTGGCACCACGAGGACAGTACGCGGTGAACCGTTTCGGATATTGTTCTGTGGATCAGACGAATTTTCGGTGGCTTCGTTGAAGGCTGTTCATCAAgcgaagg ATCTATGGTCCTCTATCGATGTCGTTGTACCGGCTGAGAAAGAGATAGGACGAGGGGGTAAACATGTCCATAAGCAGCAGGACAAGTATACAC CTGCACTACGTCTCTACGCCGAAATGAACGACCTCCCCACTCATTCTGTACCGACTACAGGTATAAAGACCTTCACACCTCCTGAGAAATTCAACaccccatcttcatcccacATTCTTCTCACAGCTTCATTTGGGCACATCATTCCTGTCAAACTGCTCAACCTCTTTCCGCCCGAGCATAGACTCAATGTCCACCCTTCGCTCTTGccaagatggagaggtgcAGCGCCCGTACAGTGGACGATagcagagggtgatgagaagacaGGCGTTAGCGTTCAGAGGTTGGAGAGATTTGGGAAGGGTATCGATTCGGGTGATATAGTAGGAAGAGTGGACAATGTC GTGGTTCCAACTGCCGCAACCTACGATACGCTGTTGCCGCACCTGGCGAATCTGGGCGGTGAGCTACTGGTAGACGTCCTGAGACGGCTCAAAGATGGCACC GCTACTTTCGTGCCGCAAGACGAGACACAAGTCACACTCGCACCGAAAATCACCCATGATATGGCTCGAGTCAAGTGGTCAGAGCAATCAGCCGTGGGGATCGACCACTGGCACAGAGCTATACATCATCAA TATCCCGTTTGGACGACAGTGTTGGACGTTCCAACGCAGCTAATCGATGTCCGCCCAATTCCATCCTCCGAACTTCCTGATTCGCTCTCACAAGAGCGTGAGGGACTACAGCCAGGTACCGCTATCCTTCACAAATCAGGCAAGGTGAGAAGGCTATTTGTATATTGCGCTAAGGACAGCTGGCTGGAAGTGATTGAGCTCCAAACGGCAGGCAAGAAGGTATTAGGAGTGAAGGACTGGTGGAATGGACTGGCCAAGGGAGTGAGAGATAGTGGTAGATTGCAGCTGCGATAA
- a CDS encoding ubiquitin-conjugating enzyme E2 35, with translation MSLPKRILKETERLMADSPPGISAAPKDDNLRHFDVTVSGPESSPYEGGIFKLELFLPEEYPMNPPKVRFLTKIYHPNIDKLGRICLDILKDKWSPALQIRTVLLSIQALLGAPNPDDPLANDVAQHWKEDQSGAIAQAREWTRQYAQ, from the exons ATGTCTTTACCAAAACGTATTCTCAAA GAGACCGAACGTCTCATGGCGGATTCACCACCTGGTATTTCGGCAGCTCCCAAGGACGATAACTTGAGACACTTTGACGTAACGGTTTCTGGACCAGAATCATCGCCTTACGAAG GCGGTATCTTCAAACTCGAGCTGTTCTTGCCCGAGGAGTACCCCATGAACCCACCAAAGGTCCGATTCTTGACCAAGATCTA TCACCCCAATATCG ACAAGCTCGGTCGTATCTGTCTCGATATCCTCAAAGACAAATGGTCCCCGGCTCTTCAAATCAGAACAGTCCT CCTCTCAAtccaagctcttctcggtGCACCCAACCCTGATGATCCCCTCGCCAACGACGTCGCTCAACACTGGAAGGAAGACCAGAGCGGTGCGATTGCCCAAGCGAGAGAATGGACGAGGCAATATGCTCAGTAG